A single genomic interval of Oryctolagus cuniculus chromosome 19, mOryCun1.1, whole genome shotgun sequence harbors:
- the LOC127491472 gene encoding serine/threonine-protein kinase MARK2-like: protein MEGLTAFTSEEEVLDGYQVLRVLGQGGFGLVILAYHWESRTQVAVKVVENGGQHSCSFQQLCTEAEIMKGLHHPHIIQLLQVRHTTERGYIFMECAVRGDLRCYMVERGYLLDGEIRQLFKQILSAVHYCHSQHVVHRDLKLENLLLDAHLNIKLSDFGLSCKLAGGERLKNLCGTFAYCAPEELLGEEFCGYKADAWSVGVILYAMVAGSLPFVGEDCVELRAAILSGYYRIPHYGNPELCNLVDSLLTRDPEARPTVADIMGHPWLHAGHGAAGTSDEFLFLPQEQEGWEFPWGLCPPLWLHEWDDPLPPVPRWGISQQQGFSIPEIHGQSQVEPAVPPQGPEALSSLEDLGFQLGHQAGSLPPRLPASALCPGLQWDHSKGKPMPQAIPGAQSCPALQCLQGHSGCNSRARECAALSSQPLVLAEGQSGQTPCHGTPSVSSSESCRTDRSQWAVWTRSPAACAVLSQDALSSLSTTLSTNSSEAELEVRSGSQGAPEEQSIPGMQQQEEEAGTSDTQARKGKGRLGIGRRIIQCFSWLCCVLPAPEESP from the coding sequence ATGGAAGGCCTCACCGCCTTCACCAGTGAGGAGGAGGTCCTGGATGGGTACCAGGTCCTCAGGGTCCTCGGCCAGGGCGGTTTTGGGCTGGTGATCCTGGCCTATCATTGGGAAAGCAGGACCCAGGTGGCTGTGAAGGTTGTGGAGAATGGTGGCCAGCACTCCTGCAGCTTCCAGCAGTTGTGCAcagaagcagaaataatgaaGGGGCTGCATCACCCTCACATCATTCAACTACTGCAGGTCAGACACACCACAGAGAGGGGCTACATTTTCATGGAGTGCGCAGTCAGGGGGGACCTTAGATGTTACATGGTAGAACGAGGGTACCTACTGGATGGAGAGATTCGCCAGCTATTTAAACAAATTCTATCCGCTGTGCATTACTGCCATTCGCAGCACGTGGTGCACAGGGATTTAAAGTTAGAAAACCTGCTTCTCGACGCCCACCTAAACATTAAGTTGAGCGATTTCGGTCTCAGCTGCAAACTGGCTGGTGGAGAGCGCCTGAAGAATCTGTGCGGGACCTTTGCCTACTGTGCGCCCGAGGAATTGTTAGGTGAGGAGTTCTGCGGGTACAAGGCTGATGCCTGGAGTGTGGGCGTGATCCTGTACGCCATGGTGGCAGGCTCACTGCCTTTTGTTGGAGAGGATTGTGTGGAGCTGCgggcagccatcctgtctggaTACTACAGAATCCCCCACTATGGAAACCCAGAGCTGTGTAACCTGGTGGACAGCTTACTGACCCGGGACCCTGAGGCCAGGCCCACAGTGGCAGACATCATGGGCCACCCATGGCTTCATgcaggacatggagcagctggaaccagtgacgagtttctgtttcttccacAGGAGCAGGAAGGATGGGAATTCCCATGGGGCCTCTGCCCTCCACTGTGGCTTCATGAATGGGATGACCCCTTGCCCCCTGTGCCACGCTGGGGGATCTCCCAACAGCAGGGCTTCAGCATCCCAGAAATACATGGGCAGAGCCAAGTGGAGCCTGCAGTACCTCCTCAGGGTCCTGAAGCTCTAAGCTCCCTTGAGGACCTGGGATTCCAGCTGGGCCATCAagcaggctccctgccacccaggctcccagccagTGCCTTGTGCCCAGGACTTCAGTGGGATCACAGCAAAGGGAAGCCCATGCCTCAGGCCATCCCCGGTGCTCAGAGCTGTCCCGCTCTCCAGTGCCTCCAGGGACACtcaggctgcaacagcagagcccGTGAGTGTGCTGCTCTCAGCTCCCAACCACTGGTGCTTGCAGAAGGCCAGTCGGGGCAGACTccttgccatgggactcccagTGTGAGCAGCAGTGAGTCCTGCAGGACAGACAGGTCCCAATGGGCCGTGTGGACAAGGAGCCCCGCTGCCTGTGCAGTCCTCAGCCAGGatgctctgtcctctctctccaccACACTGAGCACCAACAGCAGTGAGGCTGAACTAGAAGTCAGGAGCGGCTCCCAGGGTGCCCCAGAGGAACAGAGCATCCCAGgaatgcagcagcaggaggaggaggcagggacctcAGACACGCAGGCCAGAAAGGGCAAGGGTCGCCTGGGGATTGGCAGGAGGATCATCCAATGCTTCAGCTGGCTGTGTTGTGTCCTCCCAGCCCCAGAGGAAAGCCCTTGA